One Streptomyces umbrinus genomic window, CCCACACGGGCGCCAGCATGGCGAGCGCGGACTGGACGTCCACGCGGATGTCCCCGGAGTGGACGGGGATCGGGAACGGCTCGGCGGGCGGCAGGCCGGGGTTGAAGGCTCCGTCGACGAGCAGTCCCCAGACGTTGCCGAAGGAGACGTGGCCGACCAGATCCTCGATGTCGACGCCCCGGTACCGCAGGGCGCCGCCCTCCTTGTCCGGTTCGGCGATCTCCGTCTCGAAAGCGACGACTCCTTCGAGCCCGGGTACGAAGTCGGACATCAGGCGGCTCCTCATGATGTGTGCGACAGATGGTTTGCGGGGTGTGCGAGGGTGCTCGTGACCATATGTCTGTGACGGGTGTGGCCGTCCGGTTCCGCGGTCGCCTCGTGGACTCGCGGTCCGTACGTCACCCCGGTGATGCCCCGTCCGGATGGCGGTCACCCAACCGTTTCGGAAGCAGGACGATATCCCTTGGTGTCACCTTTGGGGAGAGTACGCGGCACTGAGTGCCACGGCGTGACGAAGGCCACGCCCGCCGCGAGCTCCTCTGTCGCCTTTCGGAATACGGCAGGATGACCGCGTGACCGACCGTGAACCCGTCCTCGACCCGGCGTTGATGCGCAAGCACTACCGGGCCGAGGGAATCGACGAGACCGAGCTGGCCGACCACCCGATGGAGCAGTTCGCGCGCTGGTTCGCCCTGGCCGCCACCGACGGCGTGATGTTCGAGCCGAACGCCATGGTCGTCTCCACCGCGGACGCCGAGGGGCGGCCCAGCTCCCGCACGGTCCTCCTGAAGCAGTACGACGAACAGGGTTTCGTCTTCTTCACCAACTACGAGTCCCGCAAGGCGCGCGATCTCGCCGGCAACCCGTACGTCTCCCTGCTCTTCCCGTGGCACGCGATGGCCCGGCAGGTCATCGTCAGCGGTACGGCCCGGCGCACGGGCCGTGACGAGACGGCCGCGTACTTCCGCACCCGTCCGCACGGCTCCCAGCTCGGTGCCTGGACGAGCACCCAGTCCGCGGTGATCTCCTCCCGCGCCGAACTGGACACCGCGTACGCCGAACTGGCCACTCGCTACCCGGAGGGCGAACAGGTCCCGGTCCCCCCGAACTGGGGCGGCTTCCGCGTCGCCCCGCAGTCGATCGAGTTCTGGCAGGGCCGCGAGAACCGCCTCCACGACCGCCTGCGCTATGTGACCCGGGAGGACGGGTCGTGGCGGCTGGAGCGGCTCAGTCCTTGAGGGAGAGGGCCCTCAGCCCAGCACCTCGTCCAGGATCTTCGACCACTGGGCGACCACTCGTTCCCGGCGGGCCCCGTCGTCCGTGAGGAGGTTGGCGAGGCCGAGGCCCCGGGACATGTCCAGGAAGCCCTGGACGGTTTCGCGGGCGCCGGGGCGGGATTCGTCGGCGTTGAGGAGTTCGACGGCTATGCGGTGGGTCTCGCGGCCTACGTGGGCCTCCAACTCCGTTACACGGGGGCGTAGTTGGTCCTCGTTGGAGGCGGCCACCCAGAGGTGGAGGGCGGCTCGGAAGAGGGGGCCGGTGTAGAGGTCGACGAGGGCGGCGACGACCGAGTGGCGGTTCGTGGGGCCGTCGGGGAACAGGTCGCGCAGGGCGGTGGAGCGTTCTTCGGCGACGTACTCGACGGCTGCCGTGAAGAGGTCCTCGCGGGTCGGGAAGTGGTGCTGGGCGGCGCCCCGGGAGACGCCGGCGCGTTCGGCGACGACGGAGACCGTGGAGCCTGCCCAGCCGTGTTCGGCGAGGCAGGCGACCGCGGCTTCGAGGAGGCGCCGGCGGGTGGCCCGGCTGCGGTCCTGTTTGGGGACGCGCTCGACCAGCGGCGCGCCGTTCACCACGCCGCCCGTCGTGGCACCACTGTTCACCGCACCCATGGAGGATCCCGTCGTTCGAGGAAGGCCGTCATTCCCTCGCGGGCGTGCGGGGAGGAGAACAGCCGGGCCGAGAGCGCGGTGAGGTCGGCCGCGTCCCGGTCGAAGGTGTCCAGCACCTTAGCCGTGAGCAGCCGTTTCGTCTCGGCGAGCCCTTGTGGGGAGGACCGGCGCAGCCCGTCGAGCACGGGCGCGAGTACGTCGTCGGCGTCCTCGCCCGCCGCCGTGACGAGGCCGATCCGGGCGGCCTCGGCCGCGTCGAACCTCTCCCCCGTGAGGTAGTAGCGGGCCACCGCGCGCGGGTCGAGCCGCGGCAGCAGGGGCAGCGA contains:
- the pdxH gene encoding pyridoxamine 5'-phosphate oxidase encodes the protein MTDREPVLDPALMRKHYRAEGIDETELADHPMEQFARWFALAATDGVMFEPNAMVVSTADAEGRPSSRTVLLKQYDEQGFVFFTNYESRKARDLAGNPYVSLLFPWHAMARQVIVSGTARRTGRDETAAYFRTRPHGSQLGAWTSTQSAVISSRAELDTAYAELATRYPEGEQVPVPPNWGGFRVAPQSIEFWQGRENRLHDRLRYVTREDGSWRLERLSP
- a CDS encoding TetR/AcrR family transcriptional regulator, whose product is MGAVNSGATTGGVVNGAPLVERVPKQDRSRATRRRLLEAAVACLAEHGWAGSTVSVVAERAGVSRGAAQHHFPTREDLFTAAVEYVAEERSTALRDLFPDGPTNRHSVVAALVDLYTGPLFRAALHLWVAASNEDQLRPRVTELEAHVGRETHRIAVELLNADESRPGARETVQGFLDMSRGLGLANLLTDDGARRERVVAQWSKILDEVLG